From one Henriciella marina DSM 19595 genomic stretch:
- the fabD gene encoding ACP S-malonyltransferase produces the protein MTTTFAFIFPGQGSQFIGMGKDLAEAYPAAREVFEIVDASLQQDLSRLIWEGTDDELKLTANTQPALMAVSLAAIRALQSEGVSLDQAAFVAGHSLGEYSALAASGAIELADAARILRIRGNAMQAAVPAGEGAMAALLGATPEQAVALCELGRAEGGICEIANDNAPGQIVISGSKAAVELAASKTGEVGIKKAMMLPVSAPFHCSMMQPAADEMMSALSDIEIKAPVVPLIANVTAAPTSDPAEIRGHLIEQVCGQVRWRESVEFMVSQGIELTVEAGAGKVLSVMNRRTAKEIEGLTLGTPEDIESVAKRLG, from the coding sequence ATGACGACGACGTTCGCGTTCATTTTTCCGGGACAGGGCAGCCAGTTTATCGGCATGGGCAAAGACCTCGCCGAAGCGTATCCAGCAGCGCGCGAGGTGTTCGAGATCGTCGATGCCTCTCTTCAACAGGATCTTTCCAGGCTGATCTGGGAAGGCACTGACGATGAGCTGAAGCTGACGGCGAATACCCAGCCAGCCTTGATGGCGGTCAGCCTTGCGGCCATCCGTGCGCTTCAGTCTGAAGGTGTCAGCCTCGACCAAGCAGCCTTCGTCGCCGGCCACTCCCTTGGAGAATATTCAGCACTGGCAGCGAGCGGAGCGATTGAGCTTGCGGATGCGGCCCGTATCCTGCGTATTCGCGGCAATGCCATGCAGGCGGCGGTGCCCGCAGGCGAGGGTGCGATGGCAGCCCTCCTGGGCGCGACGCCGGAACAGGCGGTGGCCCTTTGCGAGCTTGGCCGCGCCGAAGGCGGTATCTGCGAGATCGCCAATGACAATGCGCCGGGTCAGATCGTCATTTCCGGCTCGAAGGCGGCAGTTGAACTGGCAGCGTCCAAGACCGGCGAAGTCGGCATCAAGAAAGCCATGATGCTCCCCGTCAGCGCGCCGTTCCACTGTTCGATGATGCAACCGGCCGCCGACGAGATGATGTCGGCGCTTTCAGATATCGAGATCAAGGCACCCGTGGTGCCATTGATTGCGAATGTGACCGCTGCGCCGACGTCTGATCCAGCAGAAATCCGTGGGCATCTGATCGAGCAGGTTTGCGGACAGGTGCGCTGGCGCGAAAGTGTCGAGTTCATGGTCTCGCAGGGGATCGAGCTGACCGTGGAGGCGGGCGCCGGCAAAGTGCTTAGCGTGATGAACCGGCGCACGGCAAAAGAGATCGAAGGCCTGACGCTCGGGACGCCCGAAGACATAGAATCAGTTGCTAAGCGCCTCGGCTAA
- a CDS encoding isocitrate lyase/PEP mutase family protein yields MNQHQKAGAFRALHEEGCFIMPNPWDVGSARILQGLGFKALATTSAGFANSIGLQDYEVTRDMVLSHAAALCEATDIPISADLENGFGDAAETCAETIGLAADTGLVGGSIEDFSTALGQQYDLEKARDRVAAAAEAANALPFPFTLTARAENFFTGFPDLADTIARLQAYQEAGAHILFAPGLRSIDDIRTVLSSIDRPLNVLMGPRDGFVPVADLAALGVRRISLGSSLSNAAHGALIRAAQELVETGTFEFTRDGIGGDRVAAIMDADKA; encoded by the coding sequence ATGAACCAGCACCAGAAAGCCGGCGCTTTTCGCGCCCTACATGAGGAAGGCTGCTTCATCATGCCCAACCCCTGGGATGTCGGCTCAGCGCGGATCCTGCAGGGTTTGGGCTTCAAGGCCCTCGCCACGACCAGCGCCGGTTTCGCCAATTCCATTGGCCTGCAGGACTATGAGGTCACGCGCGACATGGTGCTGTCGCATGCGGCGGCGCTTTGCGAGGCGACCGACATACCCATCTCTGCTGATCTTGAAAACGGGTTTGGCGATGCCGCAGAAACCTGCGCCGAGACAATCGGACTTGCCGCCGATACAGGCCTTGTTGGGGGCTCGATTGAGGATTTCAGCACGGCGCTCGGCCAGCAATACGACCTCGAAAAAGCGCGCGACCGGGTTGCCGCAGCCGCGGAAGCCGCGAACGCCCTGCCTTTCCCCTTCACGCTCACGGCGCGCGCCGAGAACTTCTTCACAGGATTTCCGGATCTCGCTGACACGATTGCCCGCCTTCAGGCCTATCAGGAAGCGGGCGCCCATATTCTCTTCGCGCCAGGGCTGAGGTCGATAGACGACATTCGCACGGTCCTTTCCTCGATTGACCGGCCGCTCAACGTCCTCATGGGGCCGCGCGATGGCTTCGTTCCCGTTGCCGATCTTGCCGCGCTTGGCGTGCGCCGTATCAGTCTCGGTTCAAGCCTTTCAAATGCCGCGCACGGCGCGCTGATAAGGGCCGCGCAAGAACTTGTTGAGACCGGAACCTTCGAATTCACACGCGATGGCATCGGCGGCGACCGTGTTGCGGCCATTATGGACGCCGACAAGGCCTGA